The genomic DNA TCAAGGGCGATGTGTCCGGTGCCGTCGAGGCGCTCGAGGACGCGCTGCTCGCGATCGATGTGGGCGACAGCGTCGACCTGCGCGTCATCCACCGTGGTGTGGGTGCCGTCACGCAGAACGACGTCAACCTGGCCACGGTCGACAACGCCATCATCATCGGCTTCAACGTGCGTCCCGCAGAGCGCGTCCAGGAGCTCGCTGACCGCGAGGGCGTCGACATGCGCTTCTACTCGGTCATCTACCGCGCACTCGAGGACGTCGAGGCTGCACTCAAGGGCATGCTCAAGCCCGAGTACGAGGAGGTCTCGCTCGGTACCGCCGAGATCCGCGAGGTCTACCGCTCGAGCAAGTTCGGCAACATCGCCGGCTGTCTCGTGCGCTCGGGCCTCATCCGCCGCAACAGCAAGGCGCGCCTCATCCGTGACGGCGTCGTCGTGGCGGACAACCTCACCATCGAGTCGCTCAAGCGGTTCAAGGACGACGCGACGGAGGTCCGCG from Actinomycetes bacterium includes the following:
- a CDS encoding translation initiation factor IF-2; its protein translation is KGDVSGAVEALEDALLAIDVGDSVDLRVIHRGVGAVTQNDVNLATVDNAIIIGFNVRPAERVQELADREGVDMRFYSVIYRALEDVEAALKGMLKPEYEEVSLGTAEIREVYRSSKFGNIAGCLVRSGLIRRNSKARLIRDGVVVADNLTIESLKRFKDDATEVREGFECGIGLGSFNDIKTDDVIETFEMREKPRA